The Streptomyces armeniacus genomic interval ATACGGGCGACCTTCTCCGGCGGCGGATCGTCCGCGAGGCCGATCTCGGCGGCGGCGCGCTGGACGGCGAGCGAGGTGCGGAGTTCGTGTGCGGCGTTGGCCGCGAAGCGCTGGCGGGCCGCGACGAGGTGCTCGATGCGGTCGAGCATCTGGTCGAAGGTGTCGGCGAGTTCCTTGAGTTCGCCGCCGCGTGACTTGAGGGCGAGCCGTTCGTGCAGGTTGGCGCCCGACAGCTGCCGGGCCCTGGCCGTGATGACGCCGACGGGGCGCAGGACGCGGCCCGCCATCCACCAGGCCAGCGCGGCGGAGACGAGCGCGAAGACGGCGAGGGAGACGCCGGAGACGGCCAGCAGCCGGTTCAGCGCGGCCTCGCCGGCGACGTCGCTCACCTTGGCCACCGCCATCTCGGCCGTGTCCGACGGGTTGGTGGGCAGCGGCTGTGCGGGGGCGACGTCCGTACTGCCCTCCGTACGGTCTCCAGTCCGGCCCCAGTCCGGGTTGTACGCCGTGCCCGGCACGGCGCGGACCGCGTTCCCGATGCGCGCGTCGAGGCTCTGCCGCAGGAGGACGTAGACGAGACCCGTGAGCAGGGTGCCGGCGAGGACGAGCAGGCCGGTGTAGAGGGCGGTGAGGCGGGCGCGTTCGCTGTTCACCGGGGGGCTCCGTCCGTACGGGGTGCCGCGTCCGTACGGATTTCCGCGTCCGTACGAGGTTCGCTGCCCGTACGGGGCTCGGTGCCCGTACGCGGCCCCGGGCCCGCCACGAGCCGGTACCCCGAGCCCGGCACCGTCTCGATGACCGGCGGGTCGCCGAGCTTCGCGCGGAGCTTGGAGAGCGTGACGCGTACGGCGTTCGTGCGGTAGCTGGTGTCCTCCTCCCACACCTGC includes:
- a CDS encoding sensor histidine kinase, whose translation is MNSERARLTALYTGLLVLAGTLLTGLVYVLLRQSLDARIGNAVRAVPGTAYNPDWGRTGDRTEGSTDVAPAQPLPTNPSDTAEMAVAKVSDVAGEAALNRLLAVSGVSLAVFALVSAALAWWMAGRVLRPVGVITARARQLSGANLHERLALKSRGGELKELADTFDQMLDRIEHLVAARQRFAANAAHELRTSLAVQRAAAEIGLADDPPPEKVARMRRKLIENADGSERLIEALLLLAVSDRQLQRREKVALHDIADRCADDLRDEAARRSLTLHVDAAEPLYVEGDPVLLQHTVHNLASNGLRYNHPGGTVRVRVDTYGLEVANTGPVVPFGDVPLLFEPFRRAEERGHRRDPSDGGAGLGLSIVASIARAHNATTHATANPEGGLTIRVRFPPAAAHGGP